The following coding sequences lie in one Petrotoga miotherma DSM 10691 genomic window:
- a CDS encoding ABC transporter ATP-binding protein → MSHNNPKTPNSSTKKPMGMGMGRRGATPGEKPKNFWGSLKRLLGYLKPQLVPILFVVSFAVLATVFMITAPKIIGNATNVLFEGIISKNMPENMTKEQAIQMLKLSGNDQIAEMIGPMNIVPGQGVDYNKLVQILLTLLVIYGLSALFKWLQQYLMAGVSQKSIYRLRKDVDNKLAKLPLKYFDSHSHGDILSRVTNDIDNIGRTLQQTLTQIITATVTIIGVIVMMLTISPLLTLIALTLIPLSLIVTMFIVKKSQKQFETQWDSTGKLNGHVEETYSGHNIVKVFNKQKEAKETFDNENARLYQASFKSQFISGIIRPAIAFLNNLNYVAVSVIGGLRVANGLMTLGDVQAFIQYSRMFTQPIVQTANIINILQSTVASAERVFELLDEQDELPDPVQPVELPEIKGRIAFENVSFSYDPKKPLIEGMNLNVYPGENVAIVGPTGAGKTTLVNLLMRFYDVTDGRITLDGIDIRQMRRSDLRKNFGMVLQDTWLFGGTIKENIAYGKEDASDEEIIHAAKAAYVDHFVRTLPHGYDTIIDEEASNLSQGQRQLITIARAFLANPKILILDEATSSVDTRTETLIQQAMEKLMRGRTSFIIAHRLSTIRNADTILVMNHGSIVETGNHEELMKNKGFYYNLYMSQFLGIDLKKPIKEPKTSQENIASVKS, encoded by the coding sequence ATGAGTCACAATAATCCAAAAACTCCTAACAGTTCAACTAAAAAACCTATGGGGATGGGAATGGGTAGACGAGGAGCAACCCCTGGAGAAAAACCAAAAAATTTTTGGGGGTCCTTAAAAAGACTACTTGGATATTTAAAACCTCAATTAGTGCCTATTTTGTTCGTTGTTTCTTTTGCCGTTTTAGCTACGGTCTTTATGATAACAGCCCCTAAGATAATAGGAAACGCCACAAATGTGTTATTCGAAGGTATAATAAGCAAAAATATGCCTGAAAATATGACAAAAGAACAAGCTATACAAATGCTTAAACTCTCCGGGAATGATCAAATTGCTGAAATGATTGGGCCAATGAACATAGTGCCAGGCCAGGGAGTGGATTATAACAAACTCGTACAAATCTTATTAACCCTATTGGTAATTTACGGCTTATCTGCCCTTTTCAAGTGGTTGCAGCAATATCTAATGGCGGGTGTCTCTCAAAAATCCATCTATAGGCTAAGAAAAGATGTTGATAACAAACTAGCAAAACTACCACTTAAATATTTTGATAGTCATTCCCACGGTGATATTCTCAGTAGAGTAACCAACGATATTGATAATATAGGAAGAACGCTTCAACAAACGTTAACACAGATCATAACAGCTACTGTCACTATAATCGGTGTAATAGTTATGATGTTAACGATAAGTCCATTGCTCACATTAATAGCCTTGACGCTGATTCCTTTATCTCTGATTGTCACAATGTTCATTGTAAAAAAATCTCAGAAACAGTTTGAAACGCAGTGGGACAGTACGGGAAAACTCAACGGTCATGTAGAGGAGACATATTCAGGCCATAACATTGTAAAGGTTTTCAACAAACAAAAAGAAGCTAAAGAAACATTCGACAACGAAAACGCTAGATTATACCAAGCAAGTTTCAAATCTCAGTTCATATCAGGCATAATAAGACCTGCAATAGCTTTTCTAAACAATCTTAACTACGTAGCTGTCAGCGTTATCGGTGGACTTAGGGTAGCAAACGGTCTAATGACACTTGGAGATGTACAGGCGTTCATTCAGTACTCAAGAATGTTCACCCAACCAATAGTTCAAACAGCTAATATTATAAATATTTTACAATCAACTGTAGCTTCCGCAGAAAGAGTATTCGAACTCCTAGATGAACAGGACGAACTTCCTGATCCAGTCCAACCTGTAGAATTACCTGAAATAAAAGGAAGAATAGCCTTTGAAAACGTATCTTTCAGTTATGATCCTAAAAAACCTTTGATAGAGGGTATGAACTTAAATGTTTATCCTGGGGAAAATGTAGCGATAGTTGGACCAACAGGCGCTGGAAAAACTACACTTGTCAACCTTCTAATGAGATTCTACGATGTCACAGATGGAAGAATCACGTTGGATGGCATTGATATTAGGCAAATGAGAAGATCAGACCTCAGAAAAAACTTTGGTATGGTTCTTCAAGACACTTGGTTATTCGGAGGCACGATAAAGGAAAATATCGCATACGGTAAAGAAGATGCCTCTGATGAGGAGATCATCCATGCTGCTAAAGCGGCGTATGTGGATCATTTTGTTCGAACATTACCCCATGGTTACGACACAATAATAGATGAGGAAGCTTCGAACCTATCACAAGGTCAAAGACAATTGATAACCATCGCAAGAGCTTTCCTTGCAAACCCTAAAATTTTGATCTTGGATGAGGCAACCAGCTCTGTTGACACACGTACAGAAACATTAATACAACAAGCTATGGAAAAATTGATGAGAGGGCGAACAAGCTTTATCATTGCTCATAGATTATCTACAATCAGGAATGCCGATACGATCTTAGTAATGAATCATGGTTCCATTGTAGAAACTGGAAATCACGAAGAACTCATGAAAAATAAAGGCTTTTACTACAATCTCTACATGAGCCAATTTTTAGGAATCGATTTAAAAAAACCAATAAAAGAACCAAAAACATCACAGGAAAATATAGCATCTGTCAAAAGCTAA
- a CDS encoding ABC transporter ATP-binding protein, with amino-acid sequence MKTILSKYLKQYYKEVILALVLLTVQAVSNLYLPNLNADIINNGVAKGDLTYIMQAGGKMLLFSLLLVGAAVGATFFASRISAKFAQDLRRDLYYKVLSFSQNDIDKFGTASLITRNTNDVYQIQMLVLIMLNVMILAPIMAIGGAFMAIRQDVVLSTSLLVIIPLMGIVVFFLMRKAIPLFKSMQIKLDNVNRVLREKLMGVRVIRAFVKDKSEEKRFDKVNSDLTQTSIKVNRLLALGMPLLMLIMNLSTVSILWFGSMRIDSGAMPIGNLTAFLTYIMEILISIMMAMMMFVMWPRAEASADRIKEVLETEPTINEPDKPVILKSKKGTISFKNVTFKYEGAEEPVLRNISFEAKPGKTTAIVGSTGSGKSTLINLIPRFYEVTEGKIEIDGVDIRELSMENLRDSLGFVPQKAYLFSGTIASNLAYGKKDATEEEMWHALEIAQAKDFVEELPDKLQAPVDQGGTNFSGGQRQRLSIARAIVKKPKIYIFDDSFSALDNRTDANLREALKEETKNATVIIVAQRVSTILNADLIIVLNDDGTIAGQGKHSDLMQSCEVYRELVKSQLPEEETA; translated from the coding sequence ATGAAAACCATACTAAGCAAATATTTAAAACAGTATTATAAAGAGGTAATTTTGGCATTGGTGTTACTCACCGTCCAAGCTGTCTCAAACTTATACCTTCCAAACTTAAATGCAGACATTATCAACAACGGTGTTGCCAAAGGAGACCTCACTTATATAATGCAAGCGGGAGGGAAGATGTTGTTATTTTCCCTATTACTCGTTGGTGCTGCTGTAGGGGCGACATTTTTTGCCTCAAGAATCTCTGCAAAATTTGCGCAGGACTTACGCAGAGATCTTTACTATAAGGTACTTAGTTTCTCTCAGAACGATATAGACAAGTTTGGAACCGCTTCGCTAATAACGAGAAACACGAATGATGTATACCAAATTCAGATGTTGGTATTAATAATGTTGAATGTGATGATTCTTGCACCCATAATGGCAATAGGTGGTGCTTTTATGGCTATTCGCCAAGACGTTGTCCTTTCTACTTCGCTTTTAGTGATAATCCCACTGATGGGAATTGTTGTATTCTTTCTAATGCGTAAGGCAATTCCACTATTTAAAAGCATGCAAATAAAGCTCGATAACGTCAACCGTGTTCTACGTGAAAAATTAATGGGTGTACGTGTTATCAGGGCTTTTGTGAAAGATAAAAGTGAAGAAAAAAGATTTGATAAAGTTAATAGCGATTTAACCCAAACCTCCATAAAAGTAAACAGATTACTAGCATTAGGTATGCCTCTTCTAATGCTTATTATGAACCTTTCAACCGTTAGTATTCTCTGGTTCGGTTCAATGCGAATAGACAGTGGAGCAATGCCAATAGGCAACTTGACAGCCTTCTTAACATATATCATGGAAATACTCATATCAATAATGATGGCAATGATGATGTTTGTCATGTGGCCTCGTGCAGAAGCATCTGCCGATCGTATCAAAGAGGTATTAGAAACAGAACCTACAATTAATGAACCAGACAAACCAGTTATTTTAAAAAGTAAAAAAGGCACTATCTCCTTCAAAAATGTGACATTCAAATACGAAGGCGCTGAGGAACCCGTACTAAGAAATATTTCTTTTGAGGCTAAACCTGGCAAAACTACCGCAATTGTTGGTAGCACCGGAAGCGGTAAAAGCACTCTTATAAACTTGATCCCACGCTTTTACGAAGTCACCGAAGGGAAGATAGAAATCGACGGTGTAGACATAAGAGAACTGTCGATGGAAAACCTTAGAGACTCACTAGGTTTTGTACCTCAAAAAGCTTATCTATTCAGTGGAACGATAGCTTCCAACCTAGCATATGGTAAGAAAGATGCAACGGAAGAGGAAATGTGGCATGCCTTAGAAATAGCCCAAGCGAAGGATTTTGTAGAAGAATTACCTGATAAACTACAAGCTCCAGTTGATCAAGGAGGAACGAACTTCTCCGGTGGTCAAAGGCAACGTCTATCTATTGCAAGGGCAATTGTCAAAAAGCCAAAGATCTATATATTCGACGATAGTTTCTCTGCTTTGGATAACCGAACCGATGCGAATCTTCGTGAAGCCTTAAAGGAAGAGACTAAAAACGCCACAGTTATAATCGTAGCTCAAAGGGTAAGTACCATACTTAATGCAGACTTAATAATCGTTCTAAACGACGACGGAACAATAGCTGGACAAGGAAAACATTCAGATCTTATGCAATCATGTGAAGTATATAGAGAGCTCGTAAAATCCCAGTTACCAGAGGAGGAAACAGCATGA
- a CDS encoding MarR family winged helix-turn-helix transcriptional regulator translates to MKDKKLCTENFPFDELNPSTINVVQQFFQVMNLQRQLNFKIMAEKDVYPGQGVCLWYIWKNPGINQTNLAKLMNVAPPTVSLILKRLEKMGLILRKSDPDDMRTLQMFLTEKGEEEIKNLKTSFSKIVRYSFEGLSDEELNTFNELLKKISNNLSKHLQKGEDQG, encoded by the coding sequence ATGAAAGACAAAAAACTTTGCACAGAAAATTTCCCCTTTGATGAACTCAATCCATCAACGATCAACGTTGTCCAACAATTCTTTCAAGTGATGAATCTCCAAAGACAGTTAAATTTCAAAATTATGGCAGAAAAAGATGTCTATCCTGGACAAGGAGTCTGTTTATGGTACATTTGGAAAAACCCTGGTATAAATCAAACAAATCTTGCCAAGCTCATGAACGTAGCTCCCCCAACCGTATCGTTGATTCTCAAAAGATTGGAGAAAATGGGGCTCATACTTCGCAAATCCGATCCTGATGACATGCGCACACTTCAGATGTTCTTAACTGAAAAAGGAGAAGAAGAAATAAAAAATTTAAAAACATCCTTCTCAAAGATCGTTAGATACAGCTTTGAAGGGTTATCAGATGAAGAACTCAACACCTTTAACGAGTTACTAAAAAAAATATCCAACAACCTATCAAAACATTTACAAAAAGGAGAAGATCAAGGATGA
- a CDS encoding enolase C-terminal domain-like protein, translated as MKERKRDVYYWQERTILKNLNIEWQEHAIFKFIDKQGIQGVGAATPNYYFGETFKTTMAILELIRDLFEMEDDIENLPNIEEKFNEKIKRDNSSKTAVFLAIFDYLTNKYNYDPAKLLFPTKKSISQESLFRIFWKKGINIFDLLPEIQKDEKIIKIEFLEKPLLTEFEKILKLFKGKKLWIDLRGLFSHHEIRQILKLLKTSETMALEQPTPKYKENTLSNLQINYPIFWDESIEQPEDIIRVSNIASGVVLDITKVGGLTNLKKHYDLANILNLETVISTRIEHPINLNWSNKIKNAFDIIDLNINHYIVI; from the coding sequence ATGAAAGAAAGAAAAAGAGACGTATACTACTGGCAAGAAAGAACGATCTTAAAAAATCTAAATATAGAATGGCAAGAGCATGCTATATTTAAATTCATAGACAAACAAGGAATTCAGGGGGTTGGGGCAGCTACCCCCAATTACTATTTTGGTGAGACATTTAAAACTACCATGGCGATATTGGAATTAATTAGAGATCTATTTGAAATGGAAGATGATATTGAAAACCTACCCAACATCGAAGAAAAATTCAATGAAAAGATAAAAAGAGACAACTCTTCAAAAACCGCTGTTTTTTTAGCGATCTTTGACTACCTAACAAACAAATACAATTACGATCCAGCAAAATTGCTCTTCCCGACTAAAAAAAGTATCTCGCAGGAATCTCTCTTTAGAATTTTTTGGAAAAAAGGCATTAATATATTTGACTTACTTCCAGAAATTCAAAAAGATGAAAAAATTATAAAAATAGAGTTCTTAGAAAAACCGTTGCTCACAGAGTTTGAAAAAATATTGAAACTCTTCAAAGGTAAAAAACTATGGATTGACCTGAGAGGTTTATTCTCCCACCATGAAATCAGACAAATTCTAAAACTTTTGAAAACCTCTGAAACTATGGCTTTAGAACAACCAACCCCGAAGTATAAAGAAAATACTTTAAGCAATCTACAAATAAACTACCCAATTTTTTGGGATGAATCCATCGAACAACCTGAGGATATTATCAGAGTATCAAATATTGCTTCAGGAGTCGTCTTAGATATCACCAAAGTTGGTGGACTAACCAACTTAAAAAAACACTACGACCTAGCCAACATACTCAACTTGGAAACAGTCATCTCCACAAGAATAGAACACCCCATAAATCTAAACTGGTCTAACAAAATAAAAAACGCATTCGATATAATAGATTTGAATATAAATCATTATATTGTGATATAA
- a CDS encoding nicotinate phosphoribosyltransferase, which translates to MDLNETNKRLHPKLFKVPIDKIRMGYYTDKYFTRYVEVLKKDKRKVNVTYQFFPRADCVVVGIDEALSLLTYGTGYYKDEEKAKEIFDEILTIERAIQDASTRMDKEELLNCTNKKWDLRMLLNSLWVDKWDEIEVLALNDGDEAKNMEPVFVIKGNPAFFGHLETLLLGVMARASSTATAVKKVVNAAKGKPILFFSARFDHFWVQTTDGYAALKAGAFGVSTDANADYWGVESLGTIPHALIAAYNGNTSDAAIAFNKYIDGHVNRMVLVDWDNDVIGTTIKVAEEFYEHIYDEKPNIDRGDLSKIVGEGKDKIWAVRFDTSGSLRDKSVIPKDKSSLGVNPEMVWRARRKFDELGMNNLKIMVSGGFNQEKIDLFETLEVPVDLYGVGSSLLKQKIDFTADIVEVDGKPCAKVGRKKGDFSRLKVVERNYWE; encoded by the coding sequence ATGGATTTAAACGAAACAAATAAAAGATTACATCCAAAGCTCTTCAAAGTACCCATCGACAAAATAAGAATGGGGTACTACACTGACAAATACTTTACAAGGTATGTAGAAGTCCTAAAGAAAGACAAGAGAAAAGTAAATGTAACTTACCAATTTTTTCCAAGAGCAGACTGTGTAGTAGTTGGAATAGATGAAGCACTATCCCTTTTAACTTATGGAACAGGTTACTACAAAGATGAAGAAAAAGCAAAAGAGATTTTTGATGAAATTTTAACCATAGAAAGAGCAATACAAGACGCCTCTACACGAATGGACAAAGAAGAACTTCTAAATTGTACAAATAAAAAATGGGACCTTAGGATGCTACTAAACAGTTTATGGGTAGATAAATGGGACGAAATAGAAGTACTTGCTTTGAACGATGGAGACGAAGCAAAGAATATGGAGCCTGTGTTCGTAATCAAGGGTAATCCTGCTTTTTTTGGACATCTGGAAACACTTCTTTTAGGGGTAATGGCAAGGGCTTCCAGCACGGCTACCGCTGTAAAAAAAGTTGTCAACGCCGCTAAAGGAAAACCGATTTTGTTTTTTAGCGCAAGATTTGATCATTTTTGGGTTCAAACAACTGACGGTTATGCCGCCTTGAAAGCCGGCGCCTTTGGAGTATCTACCGATGCAAACGCTGATTATTGGGGAGTTGAATCTCTCGGAACCATACCCCATGCTTTAATTGCCGCTTACAATGGAAACACCTCGGACGCAGCTATAGCTTTTAACAAATATATAGATGGTCATGTAAATAGAATGGTGTTAGTAGACTGGGACAACGACGTTATTGGAACTACCATCAAAGTAGCAGAAGAGTTTTATGAACACATATACGATGAAAAACCCAATATTGATAGAGGGGATTTGTCCAAAATAGTTGGTGAAGGAAAAGACAAAATTTGGGCCGTTAGATTTGACACATCTGGATCCTTAAGAGATAAATCTGTCATTCCAAAAGACAAATCATCTTTAGGAGTTAACCCTGAGATGGTATGGCGGGCGAGAAGAAAATTCGATGAACTAGGAATGAACAATTTAAAAATAATGGTCTCAGGGGGATTTAACCAAGAAAAAATCGATTTATTTGAAACCCTTGAAGTTCCCGTAGATCTATACGGTGTAGGATCATCGTTGCTGAAACAAAAAATCGACTTCACAGCAGATATAGTAGAAGTCGATGGTAAACCCTGTGCAAAGGTAGGAAGAAAAAAAGGAGACTTCTCACGACTAAAAGTCGTCGAAAGAAATTACTGGGAATAA
- a CDS encoding methylated-DNA--[protein]-cysteine S-methyltransferase, which translates to MPKKIFDFPGETAFAKKVYETLYNTKKGSVITYKELASKAGNPKAYRAVGNLMKNNPLPIIIPCHRVIKSDGSIGKFSPSIKWKKYLLDLER; encoded by the coding sequence ATCCCAAAAAAAATATTTGATTTCCCTGGTGAAACAGCTTTTGCAAAAAAGGTTTATGAAACTTTGTATAACACAAAAAAGGGAAGCGTAATTACCTACAAAGAATTGGCATCAAAAGCTGGAAATCCAAAAGCTTACAGAGCGGTGGGAAATTTGATGAAGAACAACCCTTTACCCATAATTATCCCATGCCACAGGGTAATAAAAAGCGATGGCAGTATAGGAAAGTTTAGTCCAAGTATCAAATGGAAAAAATATCTACTCGATTTAGAAAGATGA